The sequence TTCGCCAAAACCAACCTCGGCGAAAAAACGCCGGGCGACGAGGTCAACCTCGAGCTGGCGCTGGCGCTGGGCGACACGCTCGGCGGGCACATTGTGACCGGGCACGTCGACAACACGGGCACCGTTGCCGCCGTTGAAGAGGTCGGGCGCGACAAGAAGTTCACGATCGAGTGCTCCAAAGATATGCTGATGCTGATGGTCTACAAAGGTTCCATCGCCATCGACGGTATCTCGCTGACGGTCGCCGAGCTGACCGATAACGGCTTCATCGTCCACATCATCCCGCACACGTTGCAGGAGACCGACATGTCCGACTTCGCGGTCGGCACCAAGGTCAACCTCGAGGCCGACATTCTCGGCAAGCACGTGCAGCGCATCCTCGAATTCGGCGGAGGCCAGGACTACCGCCTGAATTTGAACGGTTAAGGCGACAACCACGGAATACACTGAATACACGGAAGTTTGTTGGTGCAGGTTCTGTGTATTCAGTGTATTCCGTGGTCTGGAATGATGCGGAAACAATTTAATGAAACCGAAGGTCATTAAAACCGAAGAAGAATACGACGAAGCCCAGTCCCGCATTGAGGTGTTGATGGGGATGGAGAAGACGCCAGAGGTGGTGGCTGAGCTTGAGCTATTTGCGACCCTGGTAGAGGTGTCTGAGGATAGGGTATACCCGATGCCTGCACCGGATCCCATTGCGGCGATCCGCTTCCGCATGGAGCAACAGGCGTTGAAACAAAAGGACTTGATCCCGTATGTCGGTAGCAAGAGCAAGGTTTCGGAAGTGCTTTCAGGTAAGCGTTCGTTGAGCATTTCCATGATACGGAAAATACATGAAGGGTTGGGCATCCCGGTGGAAGTGCTGCTTGGGCAGGGTTCCGAACCGGAGGCGCTGGTTGCATAAGAAACGCTAAACTATGGCGCCGAGAGGGACTGATGTTAATACGAAGACCATTGTTGATTGCCTTTGCCCTTGCGGTGTCTTCCGGTGCAATCGCCGCTAAGCGCGAGAAGCAAATATTCCTCGTGATCGACGATGCGGGGTTGGCCTTGCATGAAACGCAGCAGTTCCTCGACATCCCGGTGCCGATGACGATTGCGGTGCTGCCGCACCAGAAGCAGACCAAGGAGGTCTGCAAGGCGATTTCCAAGGACCGGAAAAAGGAGATTATCCTGCACCAGCCGATGGAGGCCTACAATGCGTCGAAGAATCCCGGCGTCGGGGCGATCTACAACGGGACGAAGCCTGCCGACGTCCGGAAGATCCTGGACTCGAACCTAGAATCCGTCCGTGGTGCGGTGGGGGTCAACAACCACATGGGTTCGCGCGTGACCGAAAACCGGGAGGTCATGTCGGAGGTGCTGGGGTATTGCAAGCGGCAGGGCTTGTTCTTTCTCGACAGCAAGACCGCCTACAATTCCCAGGTGCCATACCTTGCCCCCAAGCATGGCATGCACGTTGAATCGCGCCATATCTTCCTCGATATCCAGAAAGACCGCGACTATGTCCGCCGCATGTGGGGCAGCGCCGTTGGGCATGCCAAGGAACACGGTTATGTGGTGGTGATCGGGCACATTTGGTGTGCCGAAACGGCATCCGCGATCCGCGACAGTTTCGAAACCCTCCAGAACCAAGGCTATACCTTCCATAAGCTTTCGGAGCTATACGAATGAAGGTTCCGCCGGTCGCTGACAAGTCGGTGCTCATCACCGGGTGCTCGTCCGGCATCGGGCGGGCTGCGGCGGAAATGCTGCGTTCCAAGGGCTGGAAGGTTTTCCCGACGGCCCGCAAGTCGGCCGACCTGGAATCGCTGCGGCAGGCCGGGTTCGAGGTGGTTGAGTTGGATGTTTCCTCCAGTGCCTCGATTGCCGACGCCGTCGATAAGGTGATGGACGCAAACGGCGGCCGGTTGGGTGCGGTGGTCAACAATGCCGGATTCGGCATGCCGGGTGCGATCCAGGATCTGACGCGCGATGCCATGCGCCAGCAGTTCGAAGTGAATGTCTTCGGGTTGCAGGAGCTGACCAACGGGCTGATACCGCTCTTCCGGAAGCAGGGCTACGGGCGGATCGTGAATGTTAGCTCCGTGGTCGGACGGCTCGCGCTCCCGTTCATGGGCATCTATTCCGCCTCCAAGTTTGCGCTCGAAGCCATTAGCGATGCGCAGCGGGTCGAGCTGTCTCCGGATTCAATCTCGGTCTCCTTGGTCGAGCCGGGCCCCATCCGTACAAGGTTTTCGACCAACTGCGCGGGGCAGGGAGAGGAGAGGCTCGATACGGGGGCCTCCAAGTTTGGCGCCGCCTACAAGCAGTATTTCGAAAAGCGCCGAAACGGCGGCATGTCCGAAGACCGCTTCCGCCTTCCTCCCGAAGCGGTCGCGAAAAAAATTCTCCATGCCTTGGAGTCGCCGCGCCCGAAGATTCGCTACAAGGTGACCCTTCCGGCCTACCTGGGGGATCTGGCGGCGCGTTTTGTGCCCGCCCGCTGGATCGACCGCATGATGATCGACCATGTGAAAAAGCGCTTTGGTTAGCCGCCCGCCCTGCCTATAGTGTGTTCGGTTCAATGGAGGAACATGTAATGAGACGCGCGTTTTTTTTGGGTTGGGCTTCGATCGCATGGCTGGCGGGCTGTTCATCGGTTTCGGTGGTGCGCGACTACGATGCATCCTTCGATTTTTCCAGCCTGCAAACCTTTGCCTGGCAGCATGCCGACCAACCCCGCACCGGGAATCCCCGGACTGACAACGACTTGATCGACGAGCGGGTGCGCGATGCCGTGAACGCCGAACTGACGGCCAAGGGTTTTCGATTGGTTGATCGGGCCGCGGCCGATTTCCTGTTGGCCTACTTCATCGAATACCGGCAGCGCATCGGGGGCAGTTCCGTGAGTTTCGGGATCGGCGGCGGAAGCTATGGCCGCTACGGCGGTGCGTCCTATGGCACCAACGTTTCCGACTATGAGGAGGGCGCCCTGACCATCGACATCATCAACCCCGCCGACGAAAAGAACTATTGGCGCGGGGTTGGCCGCCGTACGACCTACGACCGCGGCAATCCGGAAAAAACCACCAAGGTCGTGAATGCGGCGGTTGCCGACATCCTGAAAAAGTTCCCGCCCGGGAAGTAGAGCGGTGGTGGTCTTGCGCGGGCTCGGCCGCGCGCCGCGTCGTTATCGTTTTCGGTTGTCGGCGATATAGTTGAGCATTTGCTCCCCGCGCGCCGGGTCCACCTTGGCGAGTTCCTTCGCCTCGCGCTCGGCATCGTTCCACTGCCGCTGCTGGAAATAGGAATAGGAGAGCATGTAGCGCGCATCGGCATATTTGGGATCCACCTTCAGCGCATTGATGTAGGCCACGGAAGCCTCGCTGTACTTTTTCAGGCTGAAGAGCGCATACCCCAGGTTGTAGTGGGCAAACTTCTGGTTCGGATCGGCCTTGATCGCCAGCTCGAACTCGCCGATGGCCGAGTTGAATTTCTGGGCGGTCAGCAACTTCGAGCCTGCGTCCATGTGGCGCTTGGCGGCCGCGGCATCGGTTTTGGGGGCTGTTGGGGTGCTTTGTCCGCTCAAGCGGGCAATCGCCTGGTTGGCGGCATCCGCGTGAGTTCCCATCGAACCGGCTTTTCTAATATACTGGCGGTACCAGTTCAGGGCTTCACTGTGGTTGTTGAGCTTTTGTTCATGAATGACGCCGAGGTTGTAGGCCGCCGGGGCATAGTCGGGGTAGGCCGAAACCACCTGCTTGAGTCGTTGGACGGCGGTATCGCTGTGGTGTTGGAGTTCGGCAAGCGCAAGGGCATTCTGTCCGGCCGGACTCTGGGGGTTGGCTTTAACGGCCGCGGTTATGGCCCGCGATGCTCCCGCCCAATCCTGTTTCTGGGCGGAAACCAGGCCCAGCATCGCCAAGGCAACCTGGTTTTTCGAATCCCCACCGAGCACATTGTTCAAGGCAACCTCGGCTTCGTCGAACCGGCCGGCATGGAACAGGGCAACGCCGAGGTTCAGGTTGGCGCCCGTCAGCGATTCGGCCAGGATGCACGATTCGTTGAACGCGTGCGCCGCTTCCTCGGTCTTGCCGAGCTCCCACAGAATCAGGCCAAGCTGGTTCCATGCAATGGATTTCTTCTCGTTGCCGGTCGTTTTACGAATGGCCTTTTCCAGTAGCCCCTGGGCTTTCACCAGCTCGCCGGATTCCCAGGCCGCCAGGGCCTTGTTGTATTCCTTTTCGCCCGCCCGTTCGCCGCAACCAATGAACATCAACAGCGCCACCGTCAGGCAGCCTGCCACTAAAACCGATTTTTTATTCTTCATTGCCCGGAAATTCCTTTAACCCACACCTCTCGGGTGCGCGGTCCGTCAAATTCGCAAAAATAGAGGCTCTGCCAGGTGCCGAGCTGCAGTTTTCCCCCGCTAACAATCACTTGCACCGATGAACCCATCAGGCTCGCCTTAACATGCGCCGCCGTGTTGCCCTCGAAATGGCTATAGCCACCGCTCCAGGGCGCCATCCGGTCGAGCACCAGATCCATATCGGCCGTCACATCGGGGTCGGCATTCTCGTTAATCGTAATCCCCGCCGTCGTGTGCGGAATGAAAACCGTAACAACGCCATCGATAAGTCCCGCCCCGGAAACAGCTTGCGCCACCTGCTGGTCGATCTTCACAAAGTCCGTCCTGGAACTCGTCTGTACGCTGAATTTTTTCATGAGCTGACACCATATCCGAACCCCCGATATTTTGAAGCGGAAAGTTCCCGCCCACCGAAAAAAAGAGATCCCGGCCCGAAAGTATATCATCCAACCACCACGATCGTGGTGGTTGGATGATATACCTAGAGGGGTTGAATGGGCGTTTTAAAACTTGGAGGCTTTCATTTGTGTGGGTTCGGGAGTTAAATCCGACGATTCATAACAAGGTTGATTGAGTTGGATATACTTGCAGACCAAATTTTTTCGTTGGCCATCATGGCCGTGTTGCTGTGTTGTTCGGCGTTTTTCTCCGGTACGGAGACCGCGTTGTTTTCGCTGAGCCGTGAGCAGGTCAAGGAGCTGCGGGCCCATGGGCACCAGGTTGAGCGGCTGCTGGCCTTGCTGTCGGACAATCCCGCCGGGTTGTTGATCGCCATCCTGTTCGGTAACCTGGTGGTGAACATTCTCTTTTTCAGCATGAGTGCGGTGCTGTCGCTTGAAATCGGAACCCGCTATGGCGACTGGTGGCAGGCGGTGGTGGGGATCGTGGTGCTGCTGGTGGTGATCCTTGCGGGCGAGATCCTGCCCAAGGCCATTGGCATCTCCTTCCCGGAGCGGGCCGTACGGCTGAGCTCGGTGCCGTTGATGGGCTGGTTCCATTTTATGGGTCCGGTGCGGCGCGTGCTGGAGGCGATCACCCGCAAAATGGAACCTTCCACCCAGCACGATGAAAAGCTCAATGCCGACGAACTCAAGATGCTGATCGATGCCACCCACCACGATCCCACCTTCGGGAAGCAGGAAAAAGCGATTGTGGAGGATATTGTCAACCTGCCCGAAATCCGCGTGCGCGAGCTGATGGTTCCCCGGGTCGAGCAGCTTTTCCGTCGCGCCGATGCGCCGTCGGGCGAGGCCTTGGCGGAGGCGGCGGAGCAGGAAGTTGATCTGATTCCGATCTATGAGGAGGACGAGGACAACATTGTGGGTGTGGTCGAGGTGCGAGATCTTTTTGTGAACACCGATCCCAGCCGTTCCCTGGTCTATTTTTCCAACCCGGTTGCCTTTGTTCCGGAGACCAAACGTGCGGATGAAATGCTGCGCGAGTTCCTGGCGGGGGGGCACCGGATGGTGTGCGTGGTGAATGAATATGGCGGGCTGGCCGGAACCGTTTGCATGGAAGACCTGCTGGAGGAGGTCGTCGGGGAATTCGATGTGCTGGATGTGCCCGCCATTGAGCAGCTGGGCGTGGCAACCTACCGATTGCCGGGCAATCTCGGCATTCGCGAGTGGCGCAGCCTGTTTGTTGGGTTTTTGCCGGACGAGGCCATGCGCGACCTCGCTCTCGATACGGTGAGCGGACTGGTGGTTTCCCTGCTCAAGCGGATGCCTGCGGCAGGCGATGTGGCGCGGCTCGGCAACCTGCGCTTCACGGTCGAGCAAGTGCGCTCGCGCCGGATCGAGACGGTTCTCCTTGAGCTGGTTCCGGAGGAGAACGGGGGGACGGCCCAATGACTGACGCCTTGATTATCATTGTGGCGGGTTTTCTTTTTTCGGCACTGTTTTCCGGCATTGAAACCGGAAGCTATATGCTGAACCGCATCCGCCTGCGCAAGTATGAGCGCGAGCAACGGCCCTCGGCGCGGATGCTGGCTTCGGTGCTGCGCTATCCCTATATTTTCATCTACACCGTGCTCATTGGAAACAATGTCGCGGTCTACATGGTGTCGAAATCCGTGACCGACCTCTATCTGGCGACGGGGCTGGACGCAGGCCATATGTTGCTGGGCTTCATCCCCTGGAATGCCGAGACCGCCGCCACGCTGACCCTGATGCTGCCGCTGTTCCTGCTGGCCGAGGTGGGCCCCAAGAACCTGTTTCACAAGAAGGCCGACGTGCTGATGTACCGGTTCGCCCCGCTCATGCAGTTGCTGGTTTGGCTTTTGTGGCCGATTACCTGGTTGCTCAAGCAGTTGTTCAAGATGTTGACCCACGGAAGCTCCAGCTCTGCCGGGCGCGAGCTGCACCGCCTTTCACCGGATGCGCTGCGCGAATATTTCTCCACCGGGGAAAAGGAGGGCGTCATCTCCTCCGACCAAAACCGCATGATGGACAACGTTTCCTCCATGCACGAGGTGCCCATCCGCACGCTGATGACCCCGTTCCGGAAGGTGCCCACCCTGCCGGACACGGCGACGGTTTCCGATTTTAAGCAGCTCGTTGCCCAGCGGGAGACCGGCTATGCCATTCTCATGCACAAGCATACCGTCGTCGGGTTCGTTTCGCTCTTTACCGTGGTGAACCGCAAGCTCGACGATGCGGCTCCGCTGAAGCCGTATGCCGGGAGCGTGCTCAAGTTGCAGGAGAGCCACAACCTCAAGTCCGCTTTCTACCGCCTGCGCCGCAACCCGCGCCACAGCGCCGTCATCACCGATGCCCTGCACCATCCCGTCGGCTTTATCCAGTTGGAGGACATCGCCCGCTACATCGCGAAGAAATAGACCGAAGCGTCATGGTTGCGATAGGTTTTCAATGGGCAACCATTCGAGGACGCGTTGGATGGAGGCGTCCCAGTAGTCCCATTTGTGGTCGGCGGCGGATTCCTCGTAGGTGAGGCGGAGGCCCTTTTCCGCCGCGAGATCGCGGAAGGTGAGGGAGTCCTGGTAGAGGAAATCCTCGGTGCCGCAGCAGGCATAGAATTTGGTGTCGGGAATCCCGTCCAGGTTTTTGAGTTGGTGGATCAGGTCGTTTCCTGAGCCGGGAATGTTTTGCATGGCGCCGAACACGGCCTGGAAGGTGCGCCGCCGGCAGTCGTCCCATTCGTCGTTGATATGCGAGGCGAGGTCGAGCGCACCGGAGAGCGAGGCGGCGGCCGCGTATTGGCCAGGGCAGTTGAGGGCGAGCTTGAAGGCCCCGTACCCGCCCATCGAAATGCCGGCCACGAAGGTTTTTTTCGGATCGTCGGACACCTTGAACCAGCGCTTGACCAGCATGGGGAGCTCTTCCGAAAAGAATTCCCAATAGTTGGAGCCATGGTGCATGTCGCAGTAGAAACTCTTGTAGGCGTCCGGCATGACGATGGCGAGGTTGTAGCGGTTGGCATAGCGCTCGATCGAGGTGCGCCGGCACCAGATGGTGTTGTCGTCGGACAAACCGTGCAGCAGGTAGAGCACGGCGGGCGGCTCCTTCCAGGCTTCCGGATGTTCCGGCAGGATCAGGTTGGCGCCGAGCGAAAGCCCGAGCACCTGCGAGTCGAAGTTGGTTTCCAGTAAGGCCATGGGTTGTTTGCGGTTTCTATGTTAAGGTTTCGCGTTTCCTACAGCGTTTGTTCCCCTGCGTCCGATTGGCGGATGGCCACCAGCGTGTCCCCAAGGTTCAGTTTGGTTTGGGGGCCGGGGTCGAACGCGGTGGTGCCATCGCGGTGCTTAACGGCAATCACCATCGAACCCAGCGTCTGGCGGACGCGTGCTTCGGACAACGTTTTGCCGAGCATGTCGCTATCTTCTTCGATGGAGTGCTCGAATACCTGGAGGGCGATGCTCTTGTCGGTCGTCACCAGCTCGATCAGGTCGACCACCGAGGGGCGGGTGAGCAACTGGGCAATCTGGTTGGCGCCGGTCGAGATGGGCGAAACGACGCGGTGCGCCCCGGCCTTGCGGAATTTGCGGGAGTTGTCGGGGTCGTGCACGCGGGCGATCACGCGCAGGTTGCGGCACAGTCCACTGGCGGTCAGGGTCAGGAAAAGGTTTTCGGCATCGGAGTCGAGCGCGGCCACGAGCGCATCGGCCTCGCAGATCTGGGCCGCCTCGAGCGTCTCCTCCTCGGTGGCGTCGCCGGGAATGTGCGGGATCCCCAGTTCCAGCATGCGCTTGACCACCTCCTCGTTTTCCTCGATGACGACGAAAGGCTTGTTGGCCGCCTGCAGCTCGGCGACGACGCGCATGCCGGTGCGGCCGTAGCCGCAGATGATGGCATGTTGTTTCATTTGGGCGATTTTCTTCATCATGGTTCTTCTCCCGAAAACGTTGGTGATGCTGCGCTGGAACATGAATTCGGCCAGGCGGGTCAGGCAATAGGCCATCACGCCGACTCCGCCGAAGATCAATAGCGAGGTGAACAGCCGACCGGCGTCCGATAGGGGGTGGACTTCCATGATGCCAACGGTTGAGACGGTTATGACCGTCATGTAGAAACTGTCGAGCCAATTCCATCCCTCGATCATCCGGTAGCCCATGGTGCCGAAGAACAAGACCAGGGCAATGCCAATGATCCCTTTGCGGAGACCGGAAGCGAGTTGCTCATTGATAACTTGGAACCTCATGTGCGCCAGTAAAACGGATTGAATCGGCTCTTTCCAAACCTAAATGCTTTTTAGTAG is a genomic window of Pontiella desulfatans containing:
- a CDS encoding tetratricopeptide repeat protein, translating into MKNKKSVLVAGCLTVALLMFIGCGERAGEKEYNKALAAWESGELVKAQGLLEKAIRKTTGNEKKSIAWNQLGLILWELGKTEEAAHAFNESCILAESLTGANLNLGVALFHAGRFDEAEVALNNVLGGDSKNQVALAMLGLVSAQKQDWAGASRAITAAVKANPQSPAGQNALALAELQHHSDTAVQRLKQVVSAYPDYAPAAYNLGVIHEQKLNNHSEALNWYRQYIRKAGSMGTHADAANQAIARLSGQSTPTAPKTDAAAAKRHMDAGSKLLTAQKFNSAIGEFELAIKADPNQKFAHYNLGYALFSLKKYSEASVAYINALKVDPKYADARYMLSYSYFQQRQWNDAEREAKELAKVDPARGEQMLNYIADNRKR
- a CDS encoding secondary thiamine-phosphate synthase enzyme YjbQ codes for the protein MKKFSVQTSSRTDFVKIDQQVAQAVSGAGLIDGVVTVFIPHTTAGITINENADPDVTADMDLVLDRMAPWSGGYSHFEGNTAAHVKASLMGSSVQVIVSGGKLQLGTWQSLYFCEFDGPRTREVWVKGISGQ
- a CDS encoding DUF4136 domain-containing protein, which codes for MRRAFFLGWASIAWLAGCSSVSVVRDYDASFDFSSLQTFAWQHADQPRTGNPRTDNDLIDERVRDAVNAELTAKGFRLVDRAAADFLLAYFIEYRQRIGGSSVSFGIGGGSYGRYGGASYGTNVSDYEEGALTIDIINPADEKNYWRGVGRRTTYDRGNPEKTTKVVNAAVADILKKFPPGK
- a CDS encoding alpha/beta hydrolase, which produces MALLETNFDSQVLGLSLGANLILPEHPEAWKEPPAVLYLLHGLSDDNTIWCRRTSIERYANRYNLAIVMPDAYKSFYCDMHHGSNYWEFFSEELPMLVKRWFKVSDDPKKTFVAGISMGGYGAFKLALNCPGQYAAAASLSGALDLASHINDEWDDCRRRTFQAVFGAMQNIPGSGNDLIHQLKNLDGIPDTKFYACCGTEDFLYQDSLTFRDLAAEKGLRLTYEESAADHKWDYWDASIQRVLEWLPIENLSQP
- a CDS encoding potassium channel family protein; its protein translation is MRFQVINEQLASGLRKGIIGIALVLFFGTMGYRMIEGWNWLDSFYMTVITVSTVGIMEVHPLSDAGRLFTSLLIFGGVGVMAYCLTRLAEFMFQRSITNVFGRRTMMKKIAQMKQHAIICGYGRTGMRVVAELQAANKPFVVIEENEEVVKRMLELGIPHIPGDATEEETLEAAQICEADALVAALDSDAENLFLTLTASGLCRNLRVIARVHDPDNSRKFRKAGAHRVVSPISTGANQIAQLLTRPSVVDLIELVTTDKSIALQVFEHSIEEDSDMLGKTLSEARVRQTLGSMVIAVKHRDGTTAFDPGPQTKLNLGDTLVAIRQSDAGEQTL
- a CDS encoding hemolysin family protein; its protein translation is MDILADQIFSLAIMAVLLCCSAFFSGTETALFSLSREQVKELRAHGHQVERLLALLSDNPAGLLIAILFGNLVVNILFFSMSAVLSLEIGTRYGDWWQAVVGIVVLLVVILAGEILPKAIGISFPERAVRLSSVPLMGWFHFMGPVRRVLEAITRKMEPSTQHDEKLNADELKMLIDATHHDPTFGKQEKAIVEDIVNLPEIRVRELMVPRVEQLFRRADAPSGEALAEAAEQEVDLIPIYEEDEDNIVGVVEVRDLFVNTDPSRSLVYFSNPVAFVPETKRADEMLREFLAGGHRMVCVVNEYGGLAGTVCMEDLLEEVVGEFDVLDVPAIEQLGVATYRLPGNLGIREWRSLFVGFLPDEAMRDLALDTVSGLVVSLLKRMPAAGDVARLGNLRFTVEQVRSRRIETVLLELVPEENGGTAQ
- a CDS encoding SDR family NAD(P)-dependent oxidoreductase, whose protein sequence is MKVPPVADKSVLITGCSSGIGRAAAEMLRSKGWKVFPTARKSADLESLRQAGFEVVELDVSSSASIADAVDKVMDANGGRLGAVVNNAGFGMPGAIQDLTRDAMRQQFEVNVFGLQELTNGLIPLFRKQGYGRIVNVSSVVGRLALPFMGIYSASKFALEAISDAQRVELSPDSISVSLVEPGPIRTRFSTNCAGQGEERLDTGASKFGAAYKQYFEKRRNGGMSEDRFRLPPEAVAKKILHALESPRPKIRYKVTLPAYLGDLAARFVPARWIDRMMIDHVKKRFG
- a CDS encoding CNNM domain-containing protein — its product is MTDALIIIVAGFLFSALFSGIETGSYMLNRIRLRKYEREQRPSARMLASVLRYPYIFIYTVLIGNNVAVYMVSKSVTDLYLATGLDAGHMLLGFIPWNAETAATLTLMLPLFLLAEVGPKNLFHKKADVLMYRFAPLMQLLVWLLWPITWLLKQLFKMLTHGSSSSAGRELHRLSPDALREYFSTGEKEGVISSDQNRMMDNVSSMHEVPIRTLMTPFRKVPTLPDTATVSDFKQLVAQRETGYAILMHKHTVVGFVSLFTVVNRKLDDAAPLKPYAGSVLKLQESHNLKSAFYRLRRNPRHSAVITDALHHPVGFIQLEDIARYIAKK
- a CDS encoding divergent polysaccharide deacetylase family protein; protein product: MLIRRPLLIAFALAVSSGAIAAKREKQIFLVIDDAGLALHETQQFLDIPVPMTIAVLPHQKQTKEVCKAISKDRKKEIILHQPMEAYNASKNPGVGAIYNGTKPADVRKILDSNLESVRGAVGVNNHMGSRVTENREVMSEVLGYCKRQGLFFLDSKTAYNSQVPYLAPKHGMHVESRHIFLDIQKDRDYVRRMWGSAVGHAKEHGYVVVIGHIWCAETASAIRDSFETLQNQGYTFHKLSELYE
- a CDS encoding helix-turn-helix domain-containing protein, which codes for MKPKVIKTEEEYDEAQSRIEVLMGMEKTPEVVAELELFATLVEVSEDRVYPMPAPDPIAAIRFRMEQQALKQKDLIPYVGSKSKVSEVLSGKRSLSISMIRKIHEGLGIPVEVLLGQGSEPEALVA
- a CDS encoding riboflavin synthase, with the protein product MFTGIVQRLGNIIDIKMEGTAGRITMVPNRPFDRPVGLGDSIAVNGTCLTVAAMDGNKLMFDVLGETFAKTNLGEKTPGDEVNLELALALGDTLGGHIVTGHVDNTGTVAAVEEVGRDKKFTIECSKDMLMLMVYKGSIAIDGISLTVAELTDNGFIVHIIPHTLQETDMSDFAVGTKVNLEADILGKHVQRILEFGGGQDYRLNLNG